Proteins encoded within one genomic window of Micromonospora halotolerans:
- a CDS encoding glycosyltransferase yields MRVVVTSESRFSRTPDGRVWVEAGPANPVWRRYLVAFDQVRIAARVRDVPEIPEAAARVDGDGVEVWPMPYYLGFRGYLRRRWAVARAVTAAADRRDAVILRVPSPIGSLLAAARDRARLPYALEVIGDPYDVLAPGVVRHPLRPLLQVASTRRLRRQCRAAAAVAYETERRLQSRYPTLPTTPTAGISSVDLPPPAFVPQARAVRPPLREATLVSVGSLEQLYKGIDTLIEALALMPAAGLHTRLVHVGVGAYRHHLEQLAARLGVADRVTFIGPLPTVEAVRHQLDAGDLFVMPSRTEGLPRALIEAMARALPAVGSTVGGIPELLAAEHLVPPDDPAALAAAVTGVLTDPEALAAASARNLARARDFSAETLDARRAAYYRAVAEATERRRMYAGTPVTLSPSR; encoded by the coding sequence ATGCGGGTCGTCGTGACGTCGGAGTCCCGATTCAGTCGCACGCCGGACGGGCGGGTGTGGGTGGAGGCCGGCCCGGCCAACCCGGTCTGGCGCCGCTACCTGGTGGCCTTCGACCAGGTGCGGATCGCCGCCCGGGTCCGGGACGTGCCGGAGATACCGGAAGCCGCCGCCCGGGTGGATGGAGACGGGGTCGAGGTCTGGCCAATGCCCTACTACCTCGGCTTCCGCGGGTACCTGCGACGGCGGTGGGCCGTCGCCCGGGCGGTGACCGCCGCGGCGGACCGGCGAGACGCCGTGATCCTCCGGGTGCCCTCCCCGATCGGCTCGCTGCTGGCGGCGGCACGGGACCGCGCTCGCCTGCCGTACGCCCTGGAGGTCATCGGCGACCCGTACGACGTGCTCGCTCCCGGCGTGGTCCGGCATCCGCTGCGGCCGCTGCTGCAGGTCGCGTCGACCCGGCGGCTCCGCCGGCAGTGCCGCGCCGCCGCCGCCGTGGCGTACGAGACGGAGCGGCGCCTGCAGAGCCGGTATCCGACCCTGCCGACGACGCCGACCGCGGGCATCTCCAGCGTCGACCTGCCGCCTCCGGCGTTCGTGCCGCAGGCCCGTGCGGTCCGACCGCCACTGCGGGAGGCGACCCTGGTCTCGGTCGGGTCCCTGGAACAGCTCTACAAGGGCATCGACACGCTGATCGAAGCACTCGCGCTGATGCCCGCCGCCGGGCTCCACACGCGCCTGGTGCACGTGGGCGTGGGCGCCTACCGTCACCACCTTGAACAGCTCGCCGCCCGGCTGGGTGTCGCGGACCGGGTGACGTTCATCGGGCCGCTGCCCACCGTCGAGGCGGTCCGCCACCAGCTGGACGCCGGGGACCTCTTCGTGATGCCCTCGCGCACCGAGGGCCTGCCGCGAGCGCTCATCGAGGCGATGGCTCGGGCGCTTCCGGCGGTCGGCTCCACCGTGGGCGGCATACCGGAGCTGCTCGCCGCGGAACACCTGGTTCCGCCCGACGATCCCGCCGCTCTGGCCGCCGCCGTCACGGGCGTCCTGACCGATCCCGAAGCGCTGGCCGCCGCCTCGGCCCGCAACCTTGCCCGGGCCCGCGACTTCTCCGCCGAGACCCTCGACGCACGGCGGGCCGCGTACTACCGGGCGGTCGCCGAAGCCACCGAGCGGCGGCGGATGTACGCCGGCACGCCGGTGACTCTGTCCCCCTCCCGCTGA
- a CDS encoding glycosyltransferase family 4 protein, with product MRPLRIAVLLKTNQGGLWIIPQVEELRRRGHEVVMILPPGAGRLTEELRRSGFEVRDSPFDFRFRPGIETVRGLWRLRQLARRLRLDVLNYHLYASALAARFATVGLPLRRVHMVAGPLYLESRLIRAAERLLWRLDSVTICGTGYTSRLYGALGCPADRRPVKSYGARTAHFAALEGSAGREETRAKARAELGIEEDVFVVIMVAYVYPPRKMVFQGRGIKGHDVLLTAWQAFHELHPRSRLLLVGAGFSPAGEAHRQELVRQFHLDRDDSVSWLTSVADVRDCYRAADVSVSPSLSEGHGAACEASASGVPCIVSDAGGLPETVDETTGWVVPRGDATALGAALRSAYREFVDGDLRTRGERAQRFAIRHFDNRTTAVGVADIVEAACGTTAGRP from the coding sequence GCGGGCACGAGGTGGTGATGATCCTCCCGCCCGGCGCGGGCCGGCTGACGGAGGAACTGCGGCGGAGTGGCTTCGAGGTGCGCGATTCACCGTTCGACTTCCGCTTCCGGCCCGGGATCGAAACGGTGCGCGGACTGTGGCGGCTCCGGCAGCTCGCCCGTCGGCTTCGCCTCGACGTACTGAACTACCACCTGTACGCGTCCGCGCTCGCCGCGCGCTTCGCCACCGTCGGCCTGCCGTTGCGGCGGGTGCACATGGTGGCCGGACCGCTCTACCTGGAGTCCCGGCTGATCCGGGCGGCGGAACGCCTTCTGTGGCGGCTGGACAGCGTGACCATCTGCGGCACGGGCTACACCTCCCGGCTTTACGGGGCGCTCGGGTGCCCGGCGGACCGGCGACCGGTGAAGTCCTACGGGGCACGGACCGCGCACTTCGCCGCCCTGGAGGGCTCGGCCGGTCGGGAGGAGACCCGCGCCAAGGCCCGCGCGGAACTCGGCATCGAGGAGGACGTGTTCGTCGTCATCATGGTGGCGTACGTCTATCCACCTCGGAAGATGGTCTTCCAGGGACGCGGCATCAAGGGCCACGACGTGCTGCTTACGGCGTGGCAGGCGTTCCACGAGCTGCACCCGCGCTCCCGGCTGCTGCTCGTGGGCGCCGGATTCTCGCCTGCCGGTGAGGCCCACCGGCAGGAACTGGTTCGGCAGTTCCACCTCGACCGGGACGACAGCGTCTCCTGGCTGACCTCGGTCGCGGACGTCCGCGACTGCTATCGGGCAGCCGATGTCAGCGTCAGCCCATCGCTCTCTGAGGGGCACGGCGCAGCCTGCGAGGCCAGCGCGTCGGGGGTGCCGTGCATCGTCAGCGATGCCGGTGGGTTGCCCGAGACGGTGGACGAGACGACCGGCTGGGTGGTGCCGCGGGGGGACGCGACGGCGCTGGGTGCTGCGTTGCGGAGCGCGTACCGCGAGTTCGTCGACGGCGACCTCCGGACGCGCGGTGAACGGGCACAGCGGTTCGCCATCCGGCACTTCGACAACCGGACGACGGCGGTCGGGGTCGCCGACATCGTTGAGGCCGCGTGCGGGACCACCGCCGGGAGGCCCTGA